AGATGACGCGTGAGATTGTGAGCCAGCGTGATTGGCAGCGGCATCAGCTCGGCCGTTTCGCGACACGCGAAACCGAACATCAGCCCTTGATCGCCGGCACCAATCAGATCGAACGGATCGTCGTCGCCGCCTTTTGCTTCGAGCGATTTATTGACGCCGACGGCGATGTCGGGCGATTGTTCGTCGATCGAGATGCTGACGCCACACGTGTCGGCGTCGAAGCCGACCGACGATCGGGTGTAGCCGACCTCTCGAATCGTTTCGCGCACGAGTTTGGGCAAATCGATGTACGTCTTAGTCGTGACCTCGCCGGCCAAATGAATCTGGCCGGTGATCGCAAACGTTTCGACCGCGACGCGCGAGAGCGGATCTTTTTCGATCAGCGCATCGAGCACGGCGTCGGAAATTTGATCGGCGAGCTTATCCGGATGACCTTCGGTCACCGATTCGCTGCTAAAGAATCGCCGGTACGCCACTTAGGTTCCCTCCGACCAAGATGCCATGTACTTCTCCTGTTCGGGCGTCAGCACGTCGATATCGATTCCCATCGATGCGAGCTTGAGCGCCGCGACCTCCTCGTCGATCTCGAGCGGCACGTCGTACACTTGCTTTTCGAGATTTGTATAATTCTTGGCGAGATACGCAGCCGCCATGGCTTGATTGGCAAACGACATATCCATCACCGCCGCCGGGTGACCCTCGCCGGCCGCGAGGTTGATCAACCGGCCTTCGGCCAAAATGCAGACCTTACGGCCATCGTGCATCTCGAACTGCTCGACGAACGTGCGAGGCGTCGTGACCCCGCGGCTCAATCGCTTGATACCGTCGAGATCCAACTCGTCGTTAAAGTGCCCTGAGTTGGCGACGATCGCGCCATCCCGCATCAGCGCGAAATGCTCCTCGCGAATCACGTGATAGTTGCCGGTCACCGTCACGAAAACATCGCCGATCTTCGCCGCGTCGGCGATCGGCATCACGCGGAACCCGTCCATCTGTGCTTCGATCGCTTTACGCGGATCGACTTCGGTGACGACGACGTGCGCGCCCAGACCGGCCGCGCGCGAAGCGATACCGCGTCCGCACCAGCCATAGCCGACAACGACCAGAGTTCGCCCCGCAAGCAACACGTTGGTCGCGCGGATGATGCCGTCGAGCGTCGACTGTCCGGTTCCGTAGCGGTTATCGAACATATACTTCGTTTGCGCGTTGTTGACCGCAACGACGGGATACGGTAGCACGCCGTCCTTCTGCATCGCCTTGAGGCGAATGACGCCGGTGGTCGTCTCTTCACATCCGCCGATCATGCCGTCGAGCAGCTCGGGATGTTTGGTAAAGATGGTCGTCACCAAGTCGCAGCCATCGTCCATCGACATCTGCGGATGCGTCGCGACCACCGATTCGATATGCCCGTAATACGTGGGGTGGTCTTCACCTTTGATTGCATAGGTCGGAATCCCGTACTCGCACAGCGCTGCCGCGACGTCGTCTTGGGTCGACAACGGATTGCTGGCGCACAGCGAGATCTCGGCGCCGCCGGCTTGCAGGGCCAGCATCAGATTGGCGGTTTCGGTCGTCACGTGCAGACACGCCCCAATGCGAAGGCCGGCTAGCGGCTTCTCCTGTTCGAAGCGCTCGCGAATCTGCGCGAGCACGGGCATGTATGCCGCCGCCCATGCGATTCGCGAACGGCCCGCCTCGGCTAATCCCATGTCCTTGACGTCGCCGGCGGTCCTATCCAAAACTGGCACGAATTCTGTTCCTTCCTTGCGTTGGTTCGATATGCCGACTGCCTTCGGCGCTGCCGCGCTTACCTCCGCCGGTACGTTCCAGGGCGCCGCAAGCGCCTGCGCCAACGTTGATTGCGTGGACACGATCGACGCCTATCTCGAACGGCTGGCTTCGGACGCGCCGGTACCCGGCGGCGGCAGTGCGGCCGCAATTGTCGCAGCGCTCGGGGCCGCCCTGGTCGCAATGGTCGGACGGCTCACGTTCCGCGCGGCGAAGTTTATTGCGTTCGCACCGGAAGCCGCAGAACTCGTGCGGCGGGCCGACGTGTTGCGGCGCGGTCTCGACGAGGCCCGGGCTCGTGACGAGCGAGCCTTCAGCTCGGTCGTCGACGCGCAGGCGATGCCGAAAAATACAGATGTCGAACGCTCGGCTCGTACTGCGGCGCTGCAACTTGCTCTCACCGAAGCAGCAGATGCACCGCTGCATTGCGCCGCGCTCGCGGGCGACGTGATCGAGTTGGCGCAAGGGATCGCCGCCGCCGGCAATACCGGGCTAGCGAGCGATGTGGGCTGTGCAGCGGAATTTGGAGCGGCGGCAGTCGCCGCGTGCGCCTATAACGTTCGCGTCAACCACCGCTACATGCGTGACGAAGCTTCTATAGAACGGCAAAAGCAGGCGCTCGAAACCATCGAACGCGATGCCGCCGGCCGTGCCAATGCCGTACGCGATCTGGTGAACGCCGCGCTCGCGCGCGCTTAGGCGTACACTTCCACAAGTTCGAGGAAATCGGCCACGTCGGCAGGGTCGACGTCCATCCCGACGCCCTTGGTGTGATAACGGATGTCGTGAAAGTCCATGCCCGCCGTCATAACCAAGCCGTAGTGACGCGCTTTCTCACGAAACTCGGCGACGTCCGCCGGCTCGTGCAACGGATAAAACACTTCGATACCGCGCAACCCATTGGGTGCGAGTTCGTCGATGAGTTCGCGATCGCGCAAGCGACCCGGATGCGCGAGCACGGGAATTCCACCGGCCGCTAGGATCGAGTCGATCGCTTTTTGCGGGGTGGTGTAGAGCTGCGGCACGTAGCCCGGCTTGCCGTCTCCAAGCAGGTCGCGAAAGGCGGTCGAAACGCTCTCGGTCATCTCGGTGCGCACCAGCGCCTTGGCGACGTGGGGACGTCCGACGGAGTCGGCCTCGCCCGCTTCGCGCAACACGTCCTCGATCGTCAGACCGTAGCCGGCGGCACGCAATTGGTGCACCATTTTATGCGCGCGTTGGCGCCGCTGTTCTTGATTGTATTCCAGCAGCTCGTTAATCGGCGACTCGCCCAACGGCACGTTATAGCCCAAAACGTGGACTTCGTTCTGGCGCCACGTCGTGTTGATCTCGATGCCGGTGATGTACCGCGTGCCCGCTCCGGCCTCGAACTGGCTGTATGCACCGAGCGTATCGTGATCGGAGATGCAAAAAATCTCGACCTTGCGTTCGGCCATGAAGTCGGCCAGCGCTTGTGGTTCGAGCGTTCCGTCGCTCACGTTCGAGTGTGAATGAAAATCGACTACCATTATAAGGAGGCTTCTCCAGTTGAGATGGGCCGGCGTTCGACCACGAGCGAGATGCCGGTGCGCTCGTTCTCACCGATCGCGACGGTGACGAACGCGGGAACGCACACGACTTCAAATCCGGATGGCTTGAGATAGCCACGGGCAATCGCCACGGCTTTGACTGCCTGATTGATAGCTGCCGCACCGACAGCCTGCAGTTCGGCCGATTCGCGTTCGCGCAGCGACGCCGCCAGCGCGCCAGCGACCGCGTTGGGACTGCTTTTGCCGGACACTTTGAGCGGACCGTCGACGCTCACTTATGCCAGGCCTCGCAAGAATATCCGTTTGATTGCCGACGCGGTTCCGGTCGCCGCGTCGATGGTGACGACCGCGGCGCAAAACTGTTTTGGCCCGTCCTTCTGAACGTTGAAGCGGTCCGAGACTCCATTGAGAAACCGATCGAGTACCGCGCGCGACTCCATCCCAATGACACCCGCGGACGGGCCGGTCATTCCGACATCGCTGATGTATGCCGTACCCTTGGGCAAAATCTGTTCGTCGGAAGTCTGTACGTGCGTGTGCGTACCGTACACGCAGGCGACGCGTCCATCCAGATACTGACCTAATGCGACCTTTTCGGACGTCGCTTCCGCGTGCACGTCGACCACGATGACCTTCGAGCGCCGGCTCAGGTCTTCGAGCTGCTCGTCGGCACAGCGAAACGGGTCGTCGACCGGCGGCATAAACGTGCGGCCCATCAAATTCAGAACGCCGATCGTGACGCCCCCCGCCGTGAACGTACCGCTCCCGTGGCCGGGAGCGGTGGGCGGATAGTTGGCCGGCCGAATCACGCGATCGCTCGACTCGAGGTAGTCCTTGAAGTCGCGTTTATCGTAGATATGATTGCCGCTCGTGATGAAGTCGACGCCGCTTTCGAACATTTCGGTCGCCGTTTGCGCGGTCAGGCCGAAACCGCCGGCGGCGTTTTCGCCGTTCGCGATGCAGGCATCCACAGCGTGCTGCTCGCGCGCCAGCGCCACACATCGCTTGAGTGTATCGCGACCGGGCGAACCGACGACGTCGCCGATGAGCAGGATGGTAATCGTTGTTGAGGTTATCGCCGCGCCGACGCCTTGGCTTTCTTACGCGACTTGAGAAAGTACACGAGCACGCGCTTCTCTTCTCGAAATCCGACGAGACTCTTGGACTGCGCCGGATCTCTCAGCGCTTCGACGGCGTACATGGCCGCCTCGTCTTGCGCGATCGGATCGGCCTCGAACTGGTCGTCGGGAACCGGCGTCCGCACGAGCGAGTCACCGAAGCGCTGCTTGAAATATGCGACGTGCAGTTCAAGCTCTTCCTTAGAGACGCTCTCCAGATCGCGGGTAATATGAACGAACGTCATGGAACGATCGCCTTCACACTCGACGCGGAGCACTCGTGGCTCTTCTTGCGCGAGCGAGAGAAACGATCGAACGTGGTCGTCGATCATCTCGATGAGAGCGGTTTGCGCGGCGCGGTCGAGTCGTTGGCGCAACGCCATCGTCGAACGCAACGTCCGTTCGGGCGGCAACGACCGGATCGACGCGATTTCCGGAAAACGTTCCAACAGCGCGCACACCAAGCTCACGGTGTCCGCATTTTCGATCAACGAGCGCGTTCTCACGACCCTAACCTGCTCAGCATCACACGAATTCTCCACTCCACCCTGAGAAGACCGCATCGGCGGGCCACGTCAGTACGACGCGGGTCCAAGGCCTCCTCGCGGAAGTATCAGAAACAACCCGCGTGCCCGTCCGGAAGATGCCTGGGGCCCTTGGCCTCGGCCTCCTCGCCTCTCTATTCACCCACGCGGTGCTCTTCGGCAACGGGCATGCCGTCGGCGGCGATCTTCACGAGGCCCTGATCCAGGGTGCCGTCGCGGTCGCTTCGGCCCTTGCGCTCGCCTGGGGCGCTCTCGCCTGGGACGCACGCCGGCTCGCAGACGGGACCGTGCTCGGGGCTCGGCTGAGCTCGCACCTTCCCGGCTGGCCGGCCGTCGCGGGCTGCGCTGCCGCCTGGTACTTTCTCATCGAGCACGCCGAGGCGCCTCATGCCGGCGCCGGCCTAGGCATCGTTCTGGCCGCCCTCGTGGCCTGTGCGGCCCTCATCTGCAAGGTCGCCCAGTTTCTCGTGCGCTCGATTGCGGCGGTCGTCGTCGCCATCGCTCGTACCCGTTTCTCCCCCCGCGCGGTCTTCGCGCCTCCGGCGTACCGCCGGATCGTACGTCCCGCCACTCCGGCGCTCCGGCGCCGCTATGCCCGGCCTCCTCCGATCGCGAGCCTCTGCGCCTAACCGGCGCCCAATCGCTCGCACTTTCTCCCCTCGATCGAAGGAGTCTCATGCCTCGTTTCGTCCTGGCGGCGCTGGCCGTCATCTTGTTTTGCGTACCCGCGGCGCCCATTTCTGCCGCGGTGACCGCCCTCGTTCGCGGCACCGTCACCCTCGATGGTAAGCCGGCGGCGGGTGCCACCGTCGTCCTCGAGGGCGAAGGCTCGCGCTTCACGGTCACTTCAGATTCCCAGGGAAACTACGTCTTCTCACAAGTGCCCTTCGGAACGTACCGCATCATCGCCAAGTTGCCCAACGTTCACGAACTGCAAATTCCGGTCACCGTCTCGAGCGACACCGTCGCCACCATCAACGTCCCGCTGACGACCCATTTGCAAGAGATTGCGCGGACGACCGTCGTCGCCACCGCCGGCGTACAAGCCAACGCGCCGTCGGTGAATCAGATCAACCGCTCGGCCATCGCCGCATCGCCGGTGCAGAACAGCCTCGACAAGCTCATCTCGACGCTCCCGGGAGTCGTGCCGTTCTCGTACAACGAGCCGATCGTCAACGGGTTCCATGGCGTCACCTACAACATCGACGGTGCGCCGTTGCCGCTCGCGACGACGTCGAACTTTGCCGAGATCGTCGATCCCAAAAACATCGACTCGCTCGAACTGTTGACCGGCGCTATTCCGGCCGAATACGGTGGCGACCGTATGGGCGGCGTCGTCAACATCATCACCAGCCGGCCCACCGATCTACCGGAAGGTTTTTACGGGACGCTCGAAGCCGGCGGCGGAAACCAAGATCAGCTGATCGGCAGTCTCGATACCGCCGCGCGCTTTGGTTCGAGCGAAATTTTCCTCAACGCCAATTCGCAGAGCACCAGTCGCGGATTAGACGCTCCGACGTTGGACCCGATTCACGACAACTCGTCGCAGAGCGATCAGTTCTTGCGATTCATCACGCAACTGAGCCCGCGGTCGACGCTGGCGTTCGATTACTCCAATCAGCTAGCGATTTTTCAGATTCCGATCAATACCGATCCCAATAACCGGTACGACCCGATCTATACGCCGGCTGCAACCGACGACGTACAGCGCGAATACGACAAGTTTTCCAATCTGAACTTTACGCAGACGTCGAAAGACGGCGACGGCGTTTTTCAGGTCGTTCCGTGGTGGCGTTCGACGCGCGTCAACTACGACGGCGATTTACCCAACGACGTTCTCGGCGTTACGCCGCCGTTCGGTGCCGATCTCCGTTGTGCTGTGTGTGCCCAACCCGATGACGGGTCGGGCGCGACGCAGAACGTCGGCCTGCTCTCCAACACCGACGCGTCATACGTCGGATTGCGTATGTCGGATTTTCGCGCAACCAAACATCACGCTTGGAAAGTCGGCATCGATATCAATCGTGAGAATTTGACGGCAAGTCAAGCATTTGGATGCTATTATCCCGACTGCGCATCGGGAGGCGAGCACTCGCAACCGTATTACCTCGTGGCGTCCACCGATCAGGCCCAAGCCGGCTCGCAAGTCGGCGCGTACATTCAAGACAAGTGGCAGTTTTCGCCCAACGTGGAGCTCAACTACGGTTTGCGATACGATCACTCGACCGGATACACCAGCGGTTTCCAATGGAGTCCGCGCATCGGACTCAACATCTGGGACGGTGGTAAGAATACCGCGCACGTCTACTACGGTAAGTTCTACGCCGCCCCACTACTCGAAGACGTGCGACAGGATTGCGTCGTCTTACAAGGTTGCTCGGGAACGCCGGTCTACAATTTGAAACCTGAAAGCGATTCGTATTTCGAAACCGGTTTGGTGCATACGTTCAGTAACCAACTTTCCGGTTCGATCAACGTTTTCCGCAAAACCGCCGTCAACATTCTCGACACGACGCAACTGCTCGACACGCCGTTGTTTGCCGTATTCAATAACGCGATCGGTCTCGACACCGGTATGGAAGTGCGCCTGAACGGCCGCGTGCCGAACGGCAACGAATGGTTCCTTACCGGAACCGTTTCGGGATCGTATGCTGCGTGCGTGTCGGGGTCGACGTTCTTGTTTCCGCCCAATACGAACGCGCCCGGTGAATCGTGCGTCGCGCAACTCTCGCCGGAAGACCACGATGAAACGGTCGTATCGACCGCCGGTTATACCTGGCGGTTTGGTAAGCGCAAACAGTGGTTCACCACGCTGCAGGGCAACTACGGCAGCGGTTTTCCGGTCGAATTCGAAAGCTCGAACACCGTTCTCAGTGGGCGCTTACCGGCGCATACAACGTTCGATCTGGCGGCGGGGCGCAGCCTGGCGCCGGGCCGCGGAACCGACCAGGGACTCGGAGTCTCGTTGATCGTGAGTAACATCCTCAATCACCAGTATCCGATTAAAGTCGCCAACGGATTCAACACGACGCAAATCGCGAACGGCACAAACGTGTTGTTCCGCCTTAGCGCCCCGTTCTAAGGCTTCGAGCGTGACGGGAGGCGTCGCCGCGAAGGACTCGCCGAAAGGCCCGAGGGATTAGACCGCAATGACGGATCTCTCTAGCCGAAGGCTCGTCGTCACCGGCGGCGCCGGTTTTATCGGAAGCGCTCTGGTTTGGGCGTTGAATCGTCGCGGCATCGACGACATCTTGATCGTCGATCGCCTCGACGAAACCGAGAAGTGGAAACACTTAGTGCCGCTGCGCTTTGCCGACTACGTCGATGCCGACGACTTTTTGGCACGCGCCCTCGATGGCGATGACTTCGGCGACGTCGGAACCATCGTGCACTTAGGCGCGTGCTCGTCGACGACCGAGACGGATTCCGATTATCTGATGCGCAACAACTTCGAATATACCAAGCAACTCGCGCTGTGGGCGGTGGATAACGCCGCCCGGTTCGTCTATGCTTCGTCGGCTGCAACCTACGGGGCACGCGAAACCGATCTTTCGGATCGTCTCGATCTTCGCGACCTGCGACCGCTCAATATGTACGCGTATTCGAAGCATTTGTTCGATCTCTACGCCGCGCGCACCGGACTCGACAGTGCGATCTGCGGAATCAAATATTTCAACGTCTTCGGGCCGAACGAAGACCATAAAGGCAACATGCGTAGCTTAGTGCATAAGGCGTTCGAGCAAATTCGCGATGGCGGTACCGTGTCGTTGTTCAAGAGCTACCGGCCAGAATTCGCCGACGGCGAGCAGCAACGCGATTTCGTGTACGTGAAAGACGCGGTCGACATGACGCTGTTTCTCACGGAGTCGGAGGCATCCGGTCTGTATAACGTCGGATCCGGAAAAGCCCAGACGTGGCTGGAGCTGGTGCGCCCGATCTTCGCAGCGCTCGGACGCGACGAGAAAATCGAGTTCGTCGATATGCCCGATCAACTTCGGCCCAAATATCAATATGCGACGTGTGCGCGGATGGACTCGCTGCGCGAAGCCGGATACGCAAAGGCGCCGACGTCGTTGTCCGACGCGGTGACCGACTACGTTCGACACTACTTAGTTCCGGGCAAATCGCTCGACCCAGCCGACGAATCGGCCTCATAAAAGAAGGGACTCGATGCCACAACCGTCTCGCACCGATCGCCGCCGGCAAGTGCGCGGGGGCCCGGGTGCGCCGCCGCCGCGGCGCGATCCGATGTTCTTCGTGTATGTCGGCGTCGGCGTTCTCGTCGTCGCCATTATCGGTATTTTCGCACTCATGCGGGTGCAGCAAGATCAGGCGCTAAAAGCGGCATACGCAACGCCCAGCCCCGGCCCCAACGCGTCAGCAAAACCCGTCACACTGACCGACGGCGGGACGATCGGCGCCGGGCATTTCAAGATCGGTAATACGCGGACGGGTGGCGCGGGCGCGCCGGTCGACGGTATAACCTGCCTGTCCGAAGAAGGTGCGAATCTGCACATTCACACGCACCTCGCGCTGTACGACAACGGCAAGCAAATACAGATACCGAAATACATCGGATTCGCGCAAAACTCGGTCTTGGCGCCTCGCGGGTGTTTATACTGGATTCACACCCACGATCAAACCGGAATCATCCACGTCGAATCGCCCGAAATCAATCCGCCCGGCGGCGGTCCGTACACCCTGGGCATGTTCTTCGATATTTGGGGGCAGTCGCTCGATCGCAACGGCGTCGCCGGCCTCAGCGGCCCGGTAACCGCCTACGTGAACGGCGCGCGGTACGACGGCGATCTTCGCTCTATACCGTTGCTGTCGCACCAACAAGTCACGCTGGAAGTCGGGCAGCCGACGGTGCCTCCGCCCAACTACAAGTGGCCGCCGAACGACTAGCGCAACGCGGTATCGAGAGCGGCGGCGAGATCTGAATATTTCAGCTCGCCGCTGTTCAAATACGTAACCTTACCATCCCGTCCGACGATCGCGAAGGTCGGAAAGCCGCCCCGAAGGTAGCTGTTGGCGACGGTCAACGATGGATCGTATGCGATCGGATAGGCAACCTTGAAGCGCTGCATCCACGCCAGTACGTCGGCTTGCGACGCCTCGCTCGTGCCGTCCATCCCTTGATTGCTGCCAGAAACGCCGATAAACGACGCTCGCGATTTATACGCATTATACAGCTGGTCGACAACGGTCGTCATGCGCTGGCAGTGCGGACACCACGTTGCAAACACTTCCAGAAACACCGGTTTGCGCGCTTTTTGCATGTCGAACAATCCGTCCGTCGTCGGCAGAACGAACTCTGGAGCGATCGTTCCAACCGTGGCTTGACCGAGCGGTGGAGGTTGCGATGCCGATTCGACGCGGTGCGAGGGTGCGGCGAAGTGCCACACGACCGCGCCTACGACGATCGCAGCGATGATTGCCACGGTGGCGACGGCGAGGTTTTTCTGGTTCACGACTTTCGCAATCTCCTATCGACGGACAGTGGGCCAGGCGCTCCGAACGCGACGACGGCGCCGACTAGTGCGAGTCCGAGGTCGACCGCTACATGCGGCCAATCGGCGGTCGCGGTATCGGTCGGACCGAAGCACCCGCACGAAGCCGGAATGCCGCGCACGACCGCCGAGGCGATCGCGCCCGCGTACACCACGAACTGCGCGCAGGCAACCCATGCTGCGATGCGCGTGAATAGGCCGATCGCAACGTATAGGCCCACCAGCACTTCGAAATAGGGCAGCCCTAACGCGAGCGGCGCGACGACGCCCGCGGGCAATAGCCGGAAGCCGGCGATGGCGGCCGCCAGTTGTTCCGGGTGCGGGATTTTGAGTGCGCCGGCCGCGATCAACGTCGCGCCCAGGGCGACGCGTAATAACAAAACGATCGCGGACATCCCTATTTGGTTGGGCCGCGCGGCGCCGCAGCCCTGTCACCGACAGATTTACTATGCGGCTGGTAGCGCGAGGCGTACAATCGGCGTATGTTCCGGCATGGCGCGGCAATCGCGTCGCTCGTCTTGCTCGTTGCATGCAGCAACCGTCCGTCTGCCGCCAATTTTACGCTCGTTTCGGATTCCGGGGAAGCATGGCAGTTGTCCAATCAGCATACGGCCGTGCTCCTTTCGTTCGGTTTCACGCACTGCGCGGACACGTGTCCGGCGCTGCTCGCACGCTTGTCGCATCTCGCCGCTT
The nucleotide sequence above comes from Candidatus Tumulicola sp.. Encoded proteins:
- a CDS encoding adenosylhomocysteinase; translation: MPVLDRTAGDVKDMGLAEAGRSRIAWAAAYMPVLAQIRERFEQEKPLAGLRIGACLHVTTETANLMLALQAGGAEISLCASNPLSTQDDVAAALCEYGIPTYAIKGEDHPTYYGHIESVVATHPQMSMDDGCDLVTTIFTKHPELLDGMIGGCEETTTGVIRLKAMQKDGVLPYPVVAVNNAQTKYMFDNRYGTGQSTLDGIIRATNVLLAGRTLVVVGYGWCGRGIASRAAGLGAHVVVTEVDPRKAIEAQMDGFRVMPIADAAKIGDVFVTVTGNYHVIREEHFALMRDGAIVANSGHFNDELDLDGIKRLSRGVTTPRTFVEQFEMHDGRKVCILAEGRLINLAAGEGHPAAVMDMSFANQAMAAAYLAKNYTNLEKQVYDVPLEIDEEVAALKLASMGIDIDVLTPEQEKYMASWSEGT
- a CDS encoding cyclodeaminase/cyclohydrolase family protein gives rise to the protein MRWFDMPTAFGAAALTSAGTFQGAASACANVDCVDTIDAYLERLASDAPVPGGGSAAAIVAALGAALVAMVGRLTFRAAKFIAFAPEAAELVRRADVLRRGLDEARARDERAFSSVVDAQAMPKNTDVERSARTAALQLALTEAADAPLHCAALAGDVIELAQGIAAAGNTGLASDVGCAAEFGAAAVAACAYNVRVNHRYMRDEASIERQKQALETIERDAAGRANAVRDLVNAALARA
- a CDS encoding PHP domain-containing protein, producing MVVDFHSHSNVSDGTLEPQALADFMAERKVEIFCISDHDTLGAYSQFEAGAGTRYITGIEINTTWRQNEVHVLGYNVPLGESPINELLEYNQEQRRQRAHKMVHQLRAAGYGLTIEDVLREAGEADSVGRPHVAKALVRTEMTESVSTAFRDLLGDGKPGYVPQLYTTPQKAIDSILAAGGIPVLAHPGRLRDRELIDELAPNGLRGIEVFYPLHEPADVAEFREKARHYGLVMTAGMDFHDIRYHTKGVGMDVDPADVADFLELVEVYA
- a CDS encoding stage V sporulation protein S, with amino-acid sequence MSVDGPLKVSGKSSPNAVAGALAASLRERESAELQAVGAAAINQAVKAVAIARGYLKPSGFEVVCVPAFVTVAIGENERTGISLVVERRPISTGEASL
- a CDS encoding TIGR00282 family metallophosphoesterase, with translation MTSTTITILLIGDVVGSPGRDTLKRCVALAREQHAVDACIANGENAAGGFGLTAQTATEMFESGVDFITSGNHIYDKRDFKDYLESSDRVIRPANYPPTAPGHGSGTFTAGGVTIGVLNLMGRTFMPPVDDPFRCADEQLEDLSRRSKVIVVDVHAEATSEKVALGQYLDGRVACVYGTHTHVQTSDEQILPKGTAYISDVGMTGPSAGVIGMESRAVLDRFLNGVSDRFNVQKDGPKQFCAAVVTIDAATGTASAIKRIFLRGLA
- a CDS encoding TonB-dependent receptor, whose translation is MPRFVLAALAVILFCVPAAPISAAVTALVRGTVTLDGKPAAGATVVLEGEGSRFTVTSDSQGNYVFSQVPFGTYRIIAKLPNVHELQIPVTVSSDTVATINVPLTTHLQEIARTTVVATAGVQANAPSVNQINRSAIAASPVQNSLDKLISTLPGVVPFSYNEPIVNGFHGVTYNIDGAPLPLATTSNFAEIVDPKNIDSLELLTGAIPAEYGGDRMGGVVNIITSRPTDLPEGFYGTLEAGGGNQDQLIGSLDTAARFGSSEIFLNANSQSTSRGLDAPTLDPIHDNSSQSDQFLRFITQLSPRSTLAFDYSNQLAIFQIPINTDPNNRYDPIYTPAATDDVQREYDKFSNLNFTQTSKDGDGVFQVVPWWRSTRVNYDGDLPNDVLGVTPPFGADLRCAVCAQPDDGSGATQNVGLLSNTDASYVGLRMSDFRATKHHAWKVGIDINRENLTASQAFGCYYPDCASGGEHSQPYYLVASTDQAQAGSQVGAYIQDKWQFSPNVELNYGLRYDHSTGYTSGFQWSPRIGLNIWDGGKNTAHVYYGKFYAAPLLEDVRQDCVVLQGCSGTPVYNLKPESDSYFETGLVHTFSNQLSGSINVFRKTAVNILDTTQLLDTPLFAVFNNAIGLDTGMEVRLNGRVPNGNEWFLTGTVSGSYAACVSGSTFLFPPNTNAPGESCVAQLSPEDHDETVVSTAGYTWRFGKRKQWFTTLQGNYGSGFPVEFESSNTVLSGRLPAHTTFDLAAGRSLAPGRGTDQGLGVSLIVSNILNHQYPIKVANGFNTTQIANGTNVLFRLSAPF
- the rfaD gene encoding ADP-glyceromanno-heptose 6-epimerase, translating into MTDLSSRRLVVTGGAGFIGSALVWALNRRGIDDILIVDRLDETEKWKHLVPLRFADYVDADDFLARALDGDDFGDVGTIVHLGACSSTTETDSDYLMRNNFEYTKQLALWAVDNAARFVYASSAATYGARETDLSDRLDLRDLRPLNMYAYSKHLFDLYAARTGLDSAICGIKYFNVFGPNEDHKGNMRSLVHKAFEQIRDGGTVSLFKSYRPEFADGEQQRDFVYVKDAVDMTLFLTESEASGLYNVGSGKAQTWLELVRPIFAALGRDEKIEFVDMPDQLRPKYQYATCARMDSLREAGYAKAPTSLSDAVTDYVRHYLVPGKSLDPADESAS
- a CDS encoding TlpA disulfide reductase family protein; translated protein: MNQKNLAVATVAIIAAIVVGAVVWHFAAPSHRVESASQPPPLGQATVGTIAPEFVLPTTDGLFDMQKARKPVFLEVFATWCPHCQRMTTVVDQLYNAYKSRASFIGVSGSNQGMDGTSEASQADVLAWMQRFKVAYPIAYDPSLTVANSYLRGGFPTFAIVGRDGKVTYLNSGELKYSDLAAALDTALR
- a CDS encoding MauE/DoxX family redox-associated membrane protein codes for the protein MSAIVLLLRVALGATLIAAGALKIPHPEQLAAAIAGFRLLPAGVVAPLALGLPYFEVLVGLYVAIGLFTRIAAWVACAQFVVYAGAIASAVVRGIPASCGCFGPTDTATADWPHVAVDLGLALVGAVVAFGAPGPLSVDRRLRKS